In the genome of Bremerella sp. JC817, the window TTTGGCACCGAGTGAGGCTGCGTTTCGACGGTGGTTCCATCGCGGCTGGTGCTGCCGATGATCTGCCCGCGACAATTCGGTCCGCCAGCCATCATCACCGCCCAGGCCCGCGGCCAATGATCGCGGCCGGTGTTGGCGTTGATTTTCGGCGTTCGCCCGAACTCGCCCTGGCAGAGAATGAGTGTCGAGTCGAGCATACTCCGGTCGTGCAGGTCCTGCATCAGCGATGCGAATCCGTCGTCGACCTGGCGAGCGAGGCTGCCGACGCGATTGAAATTGTCGCTATGCGTATCCCAGCCGCCGAGCGAAACCTCGATAAAGGGGACGTCTCGTTCCGCGAGCCGCCGCGCGAGAAGGCACCCTTGGCCGAAGACGGTGCGGCCATAGCGATCGCGGGTCGAGCCTGTTTCCTGATTCAAATCGAACGCGGCGAGCACGTCGGGGTGCATCATCCGTAAGGCTCGCTGCGTCGCTGATCCGATTTCTGTTGCTTTCGTCGCTGGCTTTCCGCCGAGGAACTCCTGATTCATTTCCTGCAGCAGATCGACTCGGCGACGTTGATCGTGCGATCGCCACGCCGCGAATGGCTCCAGATCGCGGACGGTCAGGTCGTCGATGCTCTTGGCCATCTCTCCGACAACCAGTGGCGCGGCGGTATTCCCCAGGAAGCCACTGTTGGCGATCGCCGGTCGCTGCGGCGGAGCGATGCTGACGAAGCCGGGCAGGGCCGCCTCGGCGGAGAAGCGTTCGCTGGCAACCAAGGCCCCGAAGTCTGGGAAGTCGATCCCTGCTTGCGGGACGTAACCGGTTCGGGCGAGATGGACCGCGCGGCGATGATCTCCTTCGCGGGTCGTCATCGAACGAATCACCGCGCAGTTCTCCGACCAGTTCGCCAGGCGGCTGAAATGATCCGCGAATTTCAGGCCTGGTGTCTTCGTGGCGATCTCGCGCGAGGGGCCGCCGTTCTCATGATCGGTCTTTACATCCCACAGGTCAATCGTCGCCGGGCCACCATGTAGCCACAACAAGATCACCCGCTGCACCTTGGCGGTGTCGTTCTTGCCAGCCGCAGCCAGGTTGCGGAGCCAGCTTCCGCCGGGGACGGACGCCGTCGAAGCGGCCATTAGCGAAGAGCAGAACAGGCGTCGACTAATTCCTTGCAGCACAGGCTCTCCTTTAATGATTCGTGTTGAACTCGACGGTGTTAATCAGCACCCAGAACAGTTCGCTCAACCGGCGGGCTCGCGTGTCGGCATCTTCCTGCAGAAAACCATGCTGCGATAGTCGCTTCCATTCCTCGTCATGCGGGGCTCGGCCGAGGGTCGACCAAAACAAGCTGCTCACGCATTCTTCTTCGGAAAGAAACGGCGCGGCCGCCAGGCCTTGGACCAGTGGGTTCGACTGGGGCACGCAAA includes:
- a CDS encoding DUF1501 domain-containing protein — protein: MLQGISRRLFCSSLMAASTASVPGGSWLRNLAAAGKNDTAKVQRVILLWLHGGPATIDLWDVKTDHENGGPSREIATKTPGLKFADHFSRLANWSENCAVIRSMTTREGDHRRAVHLARTGYVPQAGIDFPDFGALVASERFSAEAALPGFVSIAPPQRPAIANSGFLGNTAAPLVVGEMAKSIDDLTVRDLEPFAAWRSHDQRRRVDLLQEMNQEFLGGKPATKATEIGSATQRALRMMHPDVLAAFDLNQETGSTRDRYGRTVFGQGCLLARRLAERDVPFIEVSLGGWDTHSDNFNRVGSLARQVDDGFASLMQDLHDRSMLDSTLILCQGEFGRTPKINANTGRDHWPRAWAVMMAGGPNCRGQIIGSTSRDGTTVETQPHSVPNLIATVCANLGIDPMKQNASNVNRPIRVADPDAQVIEELV